The sequence TCGAACCATTCGGTGATGTACTTTTTGGTGAGTTCTACGGTAATGCCCGGATTTTTCTTTTTGCAGAGGAAGTTCGGGTACTGCGAGCCCCAAACGAGAGCGTGGAACTTGAAATGGCGTTCACCCGGTTTTTCCTTGGCCCACTTGTAGGCGCTTTCGCACTTGTCGAAGTTGTCCCAAGCGAACTTGCTTGTACCGCTGTTGCCGTTAGAAAGGGAATGGATAGAGCCCCACTTACAGCCGTTTTCGGGAGTAATCTGGTTCCAGTATTGGGCAAAGTCGCTACGAATCTGGCCGCCCGTAGTAATATTGCCCAAGAATTTTGCACCGCCATCGGCCATGGCTGCGTTAGCAACGGTCGCAAAGCCTGCAATGGTTGCAATAGCAAGAGAAAGGGAAAGTCTTTTCATAACCAGCATCCTTTAAAAACGTGAACACCATAAGCAAAAGTACCTTACAAAAGGGGGCTTTTACCCTGTCAAAGACAAGTTTCCTTGGACAATAAATCCACGCTCCCCAAATAAAAAGCGCTCACAAAACGCTTTTTACACGAAATTGTGTAAGTTTTATATTTAGTTTAACAAACTTTACGCAAAATATATTGCAAATTCACAATAAATGTGTAAATTTATTTATGAGATAAAAGTGCAAGGGTATCATAAAAAAGGAGTATTTATGCGTAACCCCCAAATAGCAAATATCGCCAGCATTGCTTTGCTCGGTCTTTTAAGCAGCCAGGCCTTCGCCTGGAGCATTGATGGCGTGGTAAAGTCCAAGATTTCCGGCCGTTTGCTCGGCGGAGTTAAAATCAGTACCTTTAACTTCGGTGGCTATGAAACGACCAGCGCCGAAGACGGAACATTCCGCCTCAGTGGCGACGGCACCACCGCTATCGCAGGCACCAAGGCTTCTAATGTAGCCCTCCACATGGAAGGCAACATGCTCACCATCTACAATGCGGACGCACGTTCCCTCAGCGTGTCCGTGATCAACTCCCTTGGCAAGGTTCTCAAGAAGAACAACATCGAAAACGTCCAGGGAATCGTCTCCCTGGACTTGGGCAAGCTTGCAAGAGGCGCGAAGTTCATCCGCGTCACCGCAGACAACCGTAACAGCACCTTTATGGTGACCGACAAGGGCGTAACGGCTCTCAAGAAAGAAGGCGACCTGCTGCCGATGCTCCAGTTCGCCATGGAAGGCTACGCCAATTTTGTCTACCAGATGCAGGCCGAAACCGAGACCGGCGTGACCATCGAAATGGTAAGGCCCGCCAGCTCGAGCTCTACCGAAGTCAAGCCGGCAGAATCCTCCAGTTCTCAACAGGTTGAACCGCCGAAATCTTCCAGCAGCGCCGGCAACGACGAACCTATCGTAGTCGACTGCTCCGGCAAGACTGCACAGTCCGGCAAAGACGAGACAGTAAAATTGACCGTCCAAGGCAGCTCTGGCCAACGCTCATTCATCATGCATGTACCGAGCGCCTACAAGGGCGACAAGCCCGTACCGCTCGTTATTGACTACCACCCGATTGGTGGCAGCAGCGAAGGACAGATGAAGGGCACGACCTACAAGTCGCAAACCGACCCCGAAGGAGTCATCTCACTCTACCCGCAAGGCACCACCAAAACGATGGGTCCGGGTTGGAACGTCGGTCCTTGCTGTTCCAACGACGACGACCTTGAGTTCACTCGCGAAATGATCAAGTATGTCAGAGAAAAAGCCTGCATCGACCCGCAGCGCATCTACGCTACCGGCTTCTCGATGGGTGGCGGTATGAGTAACCATGTGGCCTGCATGATGTCCGATGTCTTCGCCGCAGTAGCACCCGCAGCCATGGACTTGAACAAGACCAACAGCGCCAAGTGCACGAA comes from Fibrobacter sp. UWH4 and encodes:
- a CDS encoding prolyl oligopeptidase family serine peptidase, whose product is MRNPQIANIASIALLGLLSSQAFAWSIDGVVKSKISGRLLGGVKISTFNFGGYETTSAEDGTFRLSGDGTTAIAGTKASNVALHMEGNMLTIYNADARSLSVSVINSLGKVLKKNNIENVQGIVSLDLGKLARGAKFIRVTADNRNSTFMVTDKGVTALKKEGDLLPMLQFAMEGYANFVYQMQAETETGVTIEMVRPASSSSTEVKPAESSSSQQVEPPKSSSSAGNDEPIVVDCSGKTAQSGKDETVKLTVQGSSGQRSFIMHVPSAYKGDKPVPLVIDYHPIGGSSEGQMKGTTYKSQTDPEGVISLYPQGTTKTMGPGWNVGPCCSNDDDLEFTREMIKYVREKACIDPQRIYATGFSMGGGMSNHVACMMSDVFAAVAPAAMDLNKTNSAKCTKARPISVINFRGTADQVCKYQGGDSGYNDGLNFLGAEGTFKYWAEADGCTGAPTTNSDGCQEYSTCRDGVKVVLCTKQGGQHEQGDGRIGWPFLKQFTLPASFVK